One Brassica napus cultivar Da-Ae chromosome C2, Da-Ae, whole genome shotgun sequence DNA window includes the following coding sequences:
- the LOC106383323 gene encoding ubiquitin C-terminal hydrolase 22: protein MKHPDPCNHLSDYKLRHGTDGYKSLQNMFTPLNDGRIKIKLPETPPRCTHCSVPHHHKLYICLICRTLSCSSHLLSHARSNQGHDLAIDVERSELYCSSCVDQVYDPDFDNLLVSKLGSLSVAVVASDGVGGCGVRSSKKRRLLADSQFLVDRREKWSYPLGLRGLNNLGSTCFMNAVLQALVHAPPLRNFWLSGQHNRDLCPRRSMGMLCLPCDLDVIFSAMFSGDRTPYSPAHLLYSWWQHSTNLATYEQQDSHEFFISLLDCIHENEGKSKCLYKDHEECQCITHRAFSGLLRSDVTCTTCGSTSTTYDPFIDISLTLESAKGTKSRNSGEPSVNSPMMPTLSGCLDLFTRSEKLGPDQKLNCRSCGDKRESSKQMSIRRLPPLLCLHVKRFEHSLTRKASRKIDSYLQYPFRLNMSPYLSSSIIGKRFGNRMFAFDGEGEHDGSEFEIFAVVTHSGMLASGHYVTYLRLKGLWYRCDDAWINEVEEEVVRGCECYMLFYAQERVVQKAHKELSYQVISMADAFPFVDC, encoded by the exons atgAAACATCCCGATCCTTGCAACCACTTATCTGATTACAAGCTTAGACACGGCACCGATGGTTACAAATCGTTACAGAACATGTTCACACCCCTCAACGACGGACGAATCAAGATCAAACTCCCTGAAACACCTCCCAGATGCACTCACTGCTCTGTTCCTCATCACCACAAACTCTACATCTGCTTGATCTGCCGCACCCTATCTTGCTCAAGCCACCTCCTTTCTCACGCCCGATCCAACCAAGGCCACGATCTAGCAATCGACGTCGAAAGATCCGAGCTTTACTGCTCCTCGTGCGTAGATCAAGTCTACGACCCCGACTTCGACAACCTCCTCGTGTCAAAACTTGGTTCTCTCAGCGTTGCTGTTGTTGCTAGTGATGGCGTTGGCGGTTGTGGTGTTAGATCGAGCAAGAAGAGGAGGTTGTTGGCTGACTCGCAGTTCCTTGTGGATCGGAGGGAGAAGTGGTCTTACCCATTGGGCCTGAGGGGTTTGAACAACTTGGGAAGCACTTGTTTCATGAACGCTGTTCTGCAAGCGCTAGTTCACGCGCCTCCGCTGAGGAACTTTTGGTTGAGTGGGCAGCATAACCGTGATCTTTGTCCTAGGAGATCGATGGGTATGTTGTGTTTGCCTTGTGATCTCGACGTTATCTTCTCAGCTATGTTCTCTGGTGATCGGACTCCTTATAGTCCTGCTCATTTGCTTTACAG CTGGTGGCAGCACTCGACGAATCTAGCTACTTATGAGCAGCAAGACTCTCACGAGTTCTTTATTTCGTTACTTGATTGTATTCATGAGAATGAAGGCAAGTCTAAGTGTTTGTATAAAG ATCATGAGGAGTGTCAGTGTATTACACACAGAGCATTCTCTGGTCTATTAAGATCAGATGTCACGTGCACAACGTGCGGATCAACATCAACGACTTACGACCCCTTCATCGACATTTCGCTTACTTTAGAATCAGCGAAAGGGACCAAGAGCAGGAACAGTGGTGAGCCAAGCGTGAACTCGCCGATGATGCCGACGCTCTCCGGGTGCTTAGACCTCTTCACGCGGTCGGAGAAGCTAGGTCCGGACCAGAAGCTGAACTGCCGAAGCTGCGGAGACAAGAGAGAGTCTTCGAAGCAAATGTCCATAAGAAGACTCCCTCCGCTCCTCTGCCTGCACGTGAAGCGTTTCGAGCACTCCCTCACCCGCAAAGCCTCGAGGAAAATCGACAGCTACTTGCAGTATCCCTTCCGCTTGAACATGTCTCCTTACCTCTCTTCCTCCATCATCGGAAAGAGGTTCGGGAACAGGATGTTTGCGTTCGACGGAGAAGGCGAGCATGATGGTTCGGAGTTTGAGATCTTTGCGGTTGTGACTCACTCGGGGATGCTGGCGTCTGGTCACTATGTGACTTACCTGAGGCTTAAGGGGTTGTGGTATAGATGCGATGACGCGTGGATCAATGAGGTTGAAGAGGAGGTGGTGAGAGGGTGTGAGTGTTATATGCTGTTCTATGCACAGGAGAGAGTTGTTCAGAAGGCTCATAAGGAGTTGAGTTATCAAGTTATCTCCATGGCTGATGCTTTTCCCTTTGTTGATTGCTGa
- the LOC111202793 gene encoding ER membrane protein complex subunit 4 — MDKGKAVMGAGRRWAVDFSDQSTVPSSRDILDPPGFSRASPEQDDSATSRQKKDAEAHWKLQKAWEVAQSPFKNLMMMGFMMWMAGNTVHLFSIGITFSALWQPLSALQSVGKIFEPFKDNKVELLMPKLVFLALNLGGLALGIWKLNTLGLLPTHASDWVSSLPPPQEVEHSGGGYVFH; from the exons ATGGACAAAGGCAAAGCAGTGATGGGTGCTGGCCGGAGATGGGCCGTCGATTTCTCCGATCAATCCACCGTTCCATCTTCCCGCGACATCCTCGATCCACCTGGCTTCTCTCGTGCTTCTCCCGAACAG GATGATTCAGCAACGAGCCGCCAGAAGAAAGACGCTGAAGCTCATTGGAAACTTCAG AAAGCATGGGAAGTAGCGCAGTCACCGTTTAAGAATCTGATGATGATGGGGTTCATGATGTGGATGGCTGGGAACACTGTTCATCTCTTCAGCATTGGTATCACTTTCTCTGCTCTTTGGCAGCCTCTCAGCGCCCTCCAGAGTGTTGGCAAGA TTTTTGAGCCATTCAAGGACAACAAGGTGGAGCTACTTATGCCCAAACTAGTGTTTCTTGCCTTAAACCTTGGTGGGTTAGCTTTGGGTATCTGGAAG CTCAACACTTTGGGGCTTCTCCCAACACATGCATCCGATTGGGTTTCGTCCTTACCCCCTCCTCAG GAGGTTGAACACTCTGGAGGAGGATATGTTTTCCACTGA
- the LOC111202791 gene encoding aspartyl protease family protein At5g10770-like → MSSARNVLNIIIIICVCFNWGSANGAQKRESGEILTHTIELSSLFPSSSSPCVLSTRASNTKSSLHVTHRHGTCSSLTSDKATTSPDHAEILRLDQARVNSIHSKLSKKLTDRVRQSKSTALPAKDGSIFGSGNYVVSVGIGTPKRDQSLIFDTGSDLTWIQCEPCVQTCYSQKEPIFNPSSSSSYYNVSCSSAACTSLSSATGNSGSCSASTCVYGIQYGDQSFSVGFLAKEKFTLTTSNVFDGVYFGCGENNQGLFTGVAGLLGLGRDKLSFPSQTATTYNKIFSYCLPSSASYTGHLTFGTAGISRSVKFTPISTITEGTSFYGLDIVGITVGGQKLAIAPTVFSTPGALIDSGTVITRLPPKAYAALKDAFKAKMSQYPSASGVSILDTCFDLSGLKTVTIPKVAFSFSGGAVVELGSTGVLYAFKMSQVCLAFAGNSDDTNAAIFGNVQQQTLEVVYDGAGGRVGFAPNGCS, encoded by the exons ATGAGCTCTGCTAGGAATGTATTGAATATCATAATAATCATTTGTGTATGTTTCAACTGGGGTAGTGCTAATGGAGCTCAAAAACGAGAGAGTGGAGAGATTTTAACTCATACTATAGAACTAAGCTCTCTCTTcccttcatcatcatcaccttgTGTTCTTTCCACCAGAG CGTCTAATACAAAGTCCTCACTGCACGTGACGCACAGGCACGGCACGTGCTCGTCTTTAACCAGTGACAAGGCCACGACGAGTCCAGACCATGCAGAGATCCTCAGACTCGACCAAGCGCGCGTAAACTCAATCCACTCAAAACTGTCCAAGAAGCTCACAGACAGAGTTAGACAAAGCAAGTCAACGGCTCTACCGGCTAAAGACGGGAGCATCTTCGGATCAGGAAACTACGTCGTTTCGGTCGGAATCGGAACACCGAAACGCGACCAGTCTCTCATCTTCGACACAGGAAGCGATCTGACGTGGATTCAATGCGAGCCGTGCGTTCAAACATGCTATTCTCAAAAGGAACCAATCTTTAACCCGTCCTCGTCTTCCTCGTACTACAACGTCTCGTGCTCTTCGGCCGCGTGTACTTCTCTCTCTTCAGCTACAG GTAACTCTGGAAGCTGCTCAGCTTCGACGTGCGTCTACGGTATTCAATACGGCGATCAATCCTTCTCCGTCGGGTTTCTCGCGAAGGAGAAGTTCACGCTAACGACCTCCAACGTATTCGACGGCGTTTACTTCGGATGCGGCGAGAACAACCAAGGACTCTTCACCGGCGTCGCCGGACTTCTCGGACTCGGCCGTGACAAGCTCTCCTTCCCGTCGCAGACTGCAACAACATACAACAAGATCTTCTCCTACTGCCTCCCTTCCTCCGCCAGCTACACCGGCCATCTCACCTTCGGAACCGCCGGAATCTCCAGATCCGTCAAGTTCACTCCGATCTCCACCATCACCGAAGGCACGTCCTTCTACGGCCTCGACATCGTCGGGATCACCGTCGGAGGTCAGAAGCTAGCGATCGCTCCCACCGTGTTCTCAACTCCGGGGGCTTTGATCGACTCCGGAACCGTCATCACTCGTCTCCCGCCGAAGGCTTACGCGGCGCTGAAAGACGCGTTCAAGGCGAAGATGAGTCAGTATCCGAGCGCGTCGGGGGTCTCGATCTTGGACACGTGTTTCGATCTCAGCGGGTTAAAAACGGTTACGATTCCGAAAGTGGCGTTTTCTTTCAGCGGCGGCGCGGTTGTGGAGCTTGGATCGACGGGGGTTCTATACGCGTTTAAGATGTCGCAGGTTTGTTTGGCGTTTGCGGGGAATAGCGATGACACTAACGCTGCCATCTTTGGGAACGTTCAGCAGCAAACGCTGGAAGTTGTGTACGATGGTGCGGGCGGGCGGGTCGGGTTTGCTCCAAATGGGTGTAGTTAA
- the LOC106383289 gene encoding aspartyl protease family protein At5g10770 yields the protein MSFARNLLNIIILLCVYLNRGFTEGAQERESGRVDYHTIQLSSLSPSSSCVPSSKEYDTKSSLRVVHKHGACSPLRSGKAVKLDRADILRRDQARVDSIHSKLTNNLEDRLTQTGLPVKDESKSKEDLGSGSYIVTIGIGTPTHNQPLIIDTGSDLTWTKCRQCGRSRRYISLACNSKNKDIFNPSSSTSFNTVSSTSRVCSDDIRSTDIPCSASRCCYSIDYNDNSSSEGYLAEDKFTVTTADVFSGIHFGCSEKEANINDNTAGLLGLSSHVLSFPSQTANKYNNIFSYCFPSPDRTGHLTFGSTGISSSVKYTPIKSLPKTHLYGLDIVSITVGGKKLEIPSTVFSHPRAIIDSGTVITRLPPKAYAALRGAFKENMKNYTTASAVELLDTCYDPKGFDTMSVPKVSFSFGGGTTVELGLNGILYPLNASHVCLAFAGNGNDGDLAIFGSVQQMTLQVVYDRAGGRIGFAQNGCS from the exons ATGAGCTTTGCTAGGAATCTGTTGAATATCATAATACTCCTCTGTGTATATCTCAACAGGGGTTTTACAGAGGGAGctcaagaaagagagagtggaAGAGTTGATTATCATACAATCCAGCTCAGCTCTCTTTCTCCTTCATCCTCTTGTGTTCCTTCTTCAAAAG AATATGATACCAAGTCGTCGCTGCGCGTGGTGCACAAGCACGGCGCGTGCTCGCCTCTCAGGAGCGGCAAAGCTGTTAAACTCGACCGTGCAGACATCCTCAGACGCGACCAAGCACGAGTGGACTCTATCCACTCAAAGCTGACAAATAATTTGGAAGACCGACTTACACAAACCGGTTTACCGGTTAAGGACGAGAGCAAGAGCAAGGAAGATCTCGGTTCGGGGAGCTACATCGTGACAATCGGAATCGGAACACCTACACACAACCAGCCACTGATCATAGACACTGGCAGCGATTTGACGTGGACAAAGTGCAGGCAATGCGGTAGATCCCGTAGATATATAAGTTTAGCTTGCAACTCTAAAAACAAAGACATCTTTAATCCTTCATCGTCTACTTCCTTCAACACAGTATCATCTACATCTCGAGTGTGTAGTGATGATATCAGATCCACAG ATATTCCCTGTTCGGCGTCTCGTTGCTGCTACAGCATCGACTACAATGATAACTCGTCTTCCGAGGGATACCTCGCCGAGGATAAATTCACCGTAACGACCGCTGATGTCTTCTCCGGCATTCACTTTGGCTGCAGTGAAAAAGAGGCTAACATTAACGACAACACTGCTGGACTACTCGGCCTTAGCAGCCACGTACTCTCATTTCCTTCGCAGACAGCGAACAAGTACAATAATATATTCTCTTATTGTTTCCCTTCTCCCGACAGAACCGGCCATCTCACCTTCGGATCCACTGGAATCTCTAGTTCCGTCAAGTACACGCCGATCAAATCCTTACCAAAAACGCACTTATATGGTCTTGATATAGTAAGCATCACCGTGGGAGGTAAGAAACTGGAGATTCCATCAACCGTGTTCTCACACCCTCGTGCTATAATCGACTCCGGCACTGTGATCACTCGCCTCCCTCCCAAGGCCTATGCAGCATTGCGAGGCGCGTTTAAGGAAAACATGAAGAACTACACGACTGCATCCGCGGTAGAACTCTTGGACACGTGTTACGATCCCAAAGGTTTCGACACGATGTCTGTCCCGAAAGTTTCGTTCTCCTTCGGAGGCGGCACCACCGTGGAACTTGGCTTAAATGGGATTTTGTATCCGTTGAATGCATCGCATGTTTGCTTGGCGTTTGCAGGCAATGGCAACGATGGTGACTTAGCCATCTTTGGGAGCGTCCAGCAAATGACGCTACAAGTTGTGTATGATAGGGCGGGTGGACGGATAGGTTTTGCTCAGAATGGTTGTAGTTAA
- the LOC125581410 gene encoding putative methyltransferase DDB_G0268948 → MAGLFDKQADLYLDARPNYPSEWFSKLAGLTDHHVLAWDAATGNGQAALAVADHYERVIATDISESQLKLATPHPKIDYRHTPSTMTDDEMVELIGGESSVDLITVAQAVHWFDLPRFYAVAKRVLRKPGGIIAVWGYNDVVVSPEFDKVQYRFHAETLPYWKYPNIQHVFDAYGALPFPFESVGMGSEGKPLMLEMPKTTSFEGILRMFKSWSAIVTAREKGVELLPESLIKELETAWGGKDLIRNVVYKAFMIVGRVSV, encoded by the exons ATGGCAGGTTTGTTTGATAAACAAGCTGATCTATACCTAGACGCCAGACCTAATTACCCATCGGAATGGTTCTCCAAGCTCGCCGGTCTCACGGATCACCACGTTTTAGCCTGGGATGCCGCCACCGGCAACGGCCAAGCAGCTCTCGCC GTCGCAGATCACTACGAGAGAGTCATAGCGACGGACATCAGCGAATCGCAGCTGAAGCTCGCGACGCCGCATCCCAAGATCGACTACCGCCACACGCCGTCGACGATGACCGACGACGAGATGGTGGAGCTGATCGGAGGAGAGAGCTCGGTGGATCTGATCACGGTCGCTCAAGCCGTGCACTGGTTCGACCTCCCGAGATTCTACGCGGTCGCAAAGCGCGTCCTCCGTAAACCGGGAGGAATCATCGCCGTATGGGGATACAACGACGTCGTGGTGTCGCCGGAGTTCGACAAGGTACAGTACCGTTTCCACGCCGAAACGCTGCCGTATTGGAAGTATCCGAATATTCAGCACGTGTTCGACGCCTACGGAGCGTTGCCGTTTCCTTTCGAGAGCGTGGGGATGGGATCGGAAGGGAAGCCGTTGATGCTCGAGATGCCTAAGACGACGTCGTTTGAAGGGATCTTGAGGATGTTTAAGTCGTGGTCGGCTATTGTTACGGCGAGAGAGAAAGGTGTGGAGTTGTTACCGGAGAGTTTGATCAAAGAGCTCGAGACTGCTTGGGGAGGAAAGGATCTTATTCGTAATGTTGTTTACAAAGCGTTTATGATCGTTGGAAGAGTTAGCGTTTGA
- the LOC125581409 gene encoding probable folate-biopterin transporter 6 — protein METLETEKPLLKPISEHTLDMTRHHGKNAVVSILLQPFQWLQMLSSRLNPSFVVGVVLVYGLNQGFSGSIFKVVTDYYWKDVQQVEPSVVQLYMGLYYIPWVMRPIWGLFTDVFPIRGYKRKPYFVVAGVLGVVSAVALVVFGKVPAALALSCLLGVSAAMAIAEVVIDACIATNSINIRSLAPDIQSLCMVCSSAGALVGYATSGVFVHRLGPQGALGVLALPPATIIILGIFFYEKRSSTVLIQKNKKEADGLGVAVKGMYKTIKYPQVWKPSLYMFISLALNISTHEGYFYWYTDPKAGPAFSQEFVGIIYAIGALASMFGVLIYHKKLKGYSFRNTLFFAQLLYALSGTLDLVFIKRWNILLGIPDSFFVVTEESFSRIISKIRWIPMVVLSTRLCPLGIEGTFFAFLMCIDSFGQLASKWSGGFVLHAFGVTRHEFGNLWLVILLRNVMRFATLCFVFLVPDSDHLDDLVPSEMLPKNQSEDADDDIKLLLL, from the exons ATGGAGACACTAGAAACTGAGAAGCCTCTGCTGAAACCAATTTCAGAACATACCCTGGACATGACAAGGCATCACGGAAAAAACGCTGTCGTTTCTATTCTGCTTCAGCCATTCCAGTGGCTGCAAATGCTGTCTTCTAGGCTAAACCCGAGCTTTGTTGTAGGCGTGGTCCTTGTGTACGGCCTAAACCAAGGCTTCTCAGGTTCGATATTCAAAGTCGTCACGGACTATTACTGGAAAGATGTACAGCAAGTGGAGCCGTCGGTTGTGCAGCTTTACATGGGATTGTATTACATCCCCTGGGTCATGAGACCCATCTGGGGTCTCTTCACCGATGTTTTCCCCATCAGAGGGTACAAAAGAAAGCCTTACTTTGTGGTGGCTGGTGTTCTCGGTGTGGTCTCTGCGGTTGCACTTGTGGTTTTTGGTAAGGTGCCAGCTGCTTTGGCTTTGAGCTGCCTCTTAGGTGTCTCTGCGGCTATGGCCATTGCAGAGGTGGTGATTGATGCGTGTATAGCGACAAACAGCATTAATATCCGGTCTTTGGCTCCTGATATACAGAGTCTCTGTATGGTTTGTTCGTCTGCTGGTGCTTTGGTGGGTTACGCTACTAGTGGAGTCTTTGTTCACAGGCTTGGACCTCAG GGAGCATTAGGGGTATTAGCATTGCCACCTGCAACGATTATCATACTTGGTATTTTCTTCTACGAGAAAAGATCTTCTACTGTCCTTATacagaaaaacaaaaag GAAGCAGATGGCTTAGGAGTAGCGGTGAAAGGAATGTACAAAACAATAAAGTACCCTCAAGTATGGAAGCCATCACTTTACATGTTCATATCGCTAGCTCTCAATATCAGTACTCATGAAGGCTACTTCTACTGGTACACTGATCCTAAAGCTGGCCCCGCCTTCTCCCAG GAGTTTGTGGGCATAATCTACGCGATAGGAGCATTAGCATCGATGTTTGGAGTTCTCATATACCACAAGAAGCTCAAAGGCTATTCCTTCAGGAACACACTCTTCTTTGCACAACTCCTCTACGCCTTATCAGGAACGCTCGACCTCGTCTTCATCAAACGCTGGAACATTCTCCTTGGGATACCAGATTCCTTCTTTGTGGTAACAGAAGAATCTTTCTCAAGGATCATAAGCAAGATCAGGTGGATCCCTATGGTCGTTCTCAGCACGAGGCTTTGTCCTCTGGGAATCGAAGGCACGTTCTTTGCTTTCCTCATGTGCATTGATAGTTTCGGACAGCTTGCTTCCAAGTGGAGCGGAGGGTTCGTTCTCCACGCTTTTGGTGTCACCAGACACGAGTTTGGGAACCTCTGGCTCGTGATTCTTCTCAGGAATGTCATGAGATTCGCTACGCTGTGCTTCGTTTTCCTCGTTCCGGATTCTGATCATTTGGATGATCTCGTTCCCTCTGAAATGTTGCCAAAGAACCAATCAGAAGATGCTGATGATGATATTAAACTTCTGCTTTTGTAA
- the LOC125581412 gene encoding enhancer of rudimentary homolog: MASNHNGRHTIILLQNSPSRATRTFMDYDSIGQAMDGICGLYERKLKEINPSLRNLSYDIADLYNFMDGFADMSALVYEHSMHAYLPYDRQWIKQKAFSHLKRLANGGR, translated from the exons ATG GCTAGTAACCATAACGGTAGACACACCATCATCTTGCTGCAAAACTCTCCAAGCAGAGCTACGAGGACGTTTATGGACTATGATTCTATAGGCCAAGCTATGGATG GTATTTGCGGCTTGTACGAGAGGAAGTTGAAGGAGATTAATCCATCTCTCAGGAATCTTAGCTATGACATTGCTGATCTTTACAACTTTATGGATGGTTTTGCTGACATGAGCGCTTTGGT GTATGAACACTCGATGCATGCGTATCTGCCATATGACAGGCAGTGGATTAAGCAGAAGGCGTTCAGCCATCTCAAGAGACTTGCCAATGGAGGCAGATGA
- the LOC125581408 gene encoding ubiquitin C-terminal hydrolase 22-like: MKHPDPCNHLSDYKLRHGTDGYKSLQNMFTPLNDGRIKIKLPETPPRCTHCSVPHHHKLYICLICRTLSCSSHLLSHARSNQGHDLAIDVERSELYCSSCVDQVYDPDFDNLLVSKLGSLSVAVVASDGVGGCGVRSSKKRRLLADSQFLVDRREKWSYPLGLRGLNNLGSTCFMNAVLQALVHAPPLRNFWLSGQHNRDLCPRRSMGMLCLPCDLDVIFSAMFSGDRTPYSPAHLLYSWWQHSTNLATYEQQDSHEFFISLLDCIHENEGKSKCLYKDHEECQCITHRAFSGLLRSDVTCTTCGSTSTTYDPFIDISLTLESAKGTKSRNSGEPSVNSPMMPTLSGCLDLFTRSEKLGPDQKLNCRSCGDKRESSKQMSIRRLPPLLCLHVKRFEHSLTRKASRKIDSYLQYPFRLNMSPYLSSSIIGKRFGNRMFAFDGEGEHDGSEFEIFAVVTHSGMLASGHYVTYLRLKGLWYRCDDAWINEVEEEVVRGCECYMLFYAQERVVQKAHKELSYQVISMADAFPFVDC, encoded by the exons CGAATCAAGATCAAACTCCCTGAAACACCTCCCAGATGCACTCACTGCTCTGTTCCTCATCACCACAAACTCTACATCTGCTTGATCTGCCGCACCCTATCTTGCTCAAGCCACCTCCTTTCTCACGCCCGATCCAACCAAGGCCACGATCTAGCAATCGACGTCGAAAGATCCGAGCTTTACTGCTCCTCGTGCGTAGATCAAGTCTACGACCCCGACTTCGACAACCTCCTCGTGTCAAAACTTGGTTCTCTCAGCGTTGCTGTTGTTGCTAGTGATGGCGTTGGCGGTTGTGGTGTTAGATCGAGCAAGAAGAGGAGGTTGTTGGCTGACTCGCAGTTCCTTGTGGATCGGAGGGAGAAGTGGTCTTACCCATTGGGCCTGAGGGGTTTGAACAACTTGGGAAGCACTTGTTTCATGAACGCTGTTCTGCAAGCGCTAGTTCACGCGCCTCCGCTGAGGAACTTTTGGTTGAGTGGGCAGCATAACCGTGATCTTTGTCCTAGGAGATCGATGGGTATGTTGTGTTTGCCTTGTGATCTCGACGTTATCTTCTCAGCTATGTTCTCTGGTGATCGGACTCCTTATAGTCCTGCTCATTTGCTTTACAG CTGGTGGCAGCACTCGACGAATCTAGCTACTTATGAGCAGCAAGACTCTCACGAGTTCTTTATTTCGTTACTTGATTGTATTCATGAGAATGAAGGCAAGTCTAAGTGTTTGTATAAAG ATCATGAGGAGTGTCAGTGTATTACACACAGAGCATTCTCTGGTCTATTAAGATCAGATGTCACGTGCACAACGTGCGGATCAACATCAACGACTTACGACCCCTTCATCGACATTTCGCTTACTTTAGAATCAGCGAAAGGGACCAAGAGCAGGAACAGTGGTGAGCCAAGCGTGAACTCGCCGATGATGCCGACGCTCTCCGGGTGCTTAGACCTCTTCACGCGGTCGGAGAAGCTAGGTCCGGACCAGAAGCTGAACTGCCGAAGCTGCGGAGACAAGAGAGAGTCTTCGAAGCAAATGTCCATAAGAAGACTCCCTCCGCTCCTCTGCCTGCACGTGAAGCGTTTCGAGCACTCCCTCACCCGCAAAGCCTCGAGGAAAATCGACAGCTACTTGCAGTATCCCTTCCGCTTGAACATGTCTCCTTACCTCTCTTCCTCCATCATCGGAAAGAGGTTCGGGAACAGGATGTTTGCGTTCGACGGAGAAGGCGAGCATGATGGTTCGGAGTTTGAGATCTTTGCGGTTGTGACTCACTCGGGGATGCTGGCGTCTGGTCACTATGTGACTTACCTGAGGCTTAAGGGGTTGTGGTATAGATGCGATGACGCGTGGATCAATGAGGTTGAAGAGGAGGTGGTGAGAGGGTGTGAGTGTTATATGCTGTTCTATGCACAGGAGAGAGTTGTTCAGAAGGCTCATAAGGAGTTGAGTTATCAAGTTATCTCCATGGCTGATGCTTTTCCCTTTGTTGATTGCTGa